Within Epilithonimonas zeae, the genomic segment TTGGCGTATCGTCTGGAATTTTTCTTGATTTCTTCTATAGCAAAGTCCAAGTTCCATTCACCATCAAAATATCGGAATAGCTCTGAGTAACCAACCGTTTGCAAAGCAACTTTATCGCGGTCAGCAATCAAACCTCTAGCCTCTTCCAGCAAACCATTCTCCATCATTTTATCAACACGAAGATTGATTCTTTCATAAATCACTTCTCTTGGCGCATCAATTCCAATTCTAAGAGTTTCAAAATTCCTTTTGATTTTTGGTGTACTAAGATTTTCGGTATAAGTTTTATTGGTTTGCCAAATGATGTCAATGGCTCGAAACAATCTTCTAGGATTATCTTTATCGACAACTGAAAAATACTCTGGGTCTAATTTCTCCAGCATTTCTTGTAGAATTTCGATACCTTCATTTTCAAAAATCGAAATTAGTTTTTTTTGATTTTCTTCGTCTGCTACTGGCAAATCATTCATCCCTTCCACAACGGCTTTTTCGTACATCCCGCTTCCGCCGACCATTATTGCAACATCTTTCTTGGTAAAAATTTCGTCCAATTTCTTAAGAGCTTCTTCTTCAAAAAGTCCTATCGAATAATAATCGTTGATGCTGAGATTTCCGACAAAATGATGTTTCGCTTCCGCCAATTCTTCGTCAGTCGGCATCGCTGTTCCAATTTTCATTTCTTTGTAAAACTGGCGAGAGTCACAGGAAATAATTTCCGTATCGAGATGATTAGCCAAATCAATTGCCAATCGGGTTTTCCCGATTCCTGTAGTGCCGACGATAGAAATAAGACGTTTCAACAAAAAATTTTTGCAAATCTACAAAATCATTATTTTGATTTAAACACAAAAGACTCGTTTAATAATCCTTTATCAGCTTTTGATGTAAGATGTTTTGTATATTTGATTAAAGAATATTATGAAAACCGAAATCATAAAGCCCAATCACTCTGAACTGAAAAATATTATTCAGTATTTCATAATTTTCAAATCGGAAAGTATCAAGAATATTGAATATACAACATTTCCCAATACCAACCTCTGTCTTGCGATTTATAAACAAAATAACGTCGTTGTTGAACAGAATGGCAACAGCAAGCATCTCTTTACTTTGCAAGGTAATGCAATTTACAAGAGCTATTTATCAGGATTTCACGAATCGAATTTCAAAGTAAGTATCAATGCATCTATTGATGAAATCTGTATCATTTTCCATCCAGCGGCATTACGATTATTTTCTAATATTTCTTATGAGGAACTTATAAAAAGTGATGAAGCATTTCAGATGCTTTTCCCAAAATTTGCGGGAGATTTTGTAGAACGCTTATTCGAGGAAAACAATAATCATAAAAGGATATTAATGCTGGAAAATATCATTCTGAGAAGCATCAACAATCAATATATAACGGAAAGAACGAAGGAAGTTTTACATATCATCCAGCAAAACAAGGGTTTGAAAGTAGGCTCTCTAGCGAAAAAACTTTCTATGAACGAATCTACTTTGTACCGATTGTTTATAAATCAGATAGGACAAAATCCCAAATCTTTTTTGAGAACTGTAAGATTCCGAAAAGCGCTGGACGGAATTCTTCATCTTGAAAAAGAAAAGCTCACCAACATTGCTTATCGAAACCATTATACCGAC encodes:
- the miaA gene encoding tRNA (adenosine(37)-N6)-dimethylallyltransferase MiaA; protein product: MLKRLISIVGTTGIGKTRLAIDLANHLDTEIISCDSRQFYKEMKIGTAMPTDEELAEAKHHFVGNLSINDYYSIGLFEEEALKKLDEIFTKKDVAIMVGGSGMYEKAVVEGMNDLPVADEENQKKLISIFENEGIEILQEMLEKLDPEYFSVVDKDNPRRLFRAIDIIWQTNKTYTENLSTPKIKRNFETLRIGIDAPREVIYERINLRVDKMMENGLLEEARGLIADRDKVALQTVGYSELFRYFDGEWNLDFAIEEIKKNSRRYAKRQTTWNRKLENVNWVNYDNSLQEALSLLSNLPM
- a CDS encoding AraC family transcriptional regulator; this translates as MKTEIIKPNHSELKNIIQYFIIFKSESIKNIEYTTFPNTNLCLAIYKQNNVVVEQNGNSKHLFTLQGNAIYKSYLSGFHESNFKVSINASIDEICIIFHPAALRLFSNISYEELIKSDEAFQMLFPKFAGDFVERLFEENNNHKRILMLENIILRSINNQYITERTKEVLHIIQQNKGLKVGSLAKKLSMNESTLYRLFINQIGQNPKSFLRTVRFRKALDGILHLEKEKLTNIAYRNHYTDQSHFIRDFKEITGESPNQLRNKTSIQQEELAWIYSQH